The following are encoded in a window of Paenibacillus polymyxa genomic DNA:
- the rpsF gene encoding 30S ribosomal protein S6 codes for MRKYEAMYIIRPDIEQEAVQATVDKFQGIISNGGGEITSHDVTKRRLAYEIKKFRDGSFVLVNFTAEPAVVTELERIMKISDEVIRYLITNDVA; via the coding sequence ATGCGCAAATATGAAGCGATGTATATTATTCGTCCTGACATTGAACAAGAAGCTGTTCAAGCGACAGTCGATAAATTCCAAGGTATCATCTCTAACGGCGGTGGCGAAATTACGAGTCACGATGTAACTAAACGCCGTCTTGCGTATGAGATCAAGAAATTCCGTGATGGTTCTTTTGTTCTGGTAAACTTCACAGCAGAACCTGCTGTTGTTACTGAGCTTGAGCGTATCATGAAAATTTCTGACGAAGTAATTCGTTATCTCATTACGAACGACGTAGCTTAA
- the ssb gene encoding single-stranded DNA-binding protein, translating into MLNRVILIGRLTKDPELRYTPSGVAVTQFTLAVDRPFTSQGGEREADFLPIVTWRQLAETCANYLRKGRLTAVEGRVQVRNYENNEGKRVYVTEIVADNVRFLESNRDGGNGGGNSGGAAREESPFGGGNSNSGRGNNNSRNNQDPFSDDGKPIDISDDDLPF; encoded by the coding sequence TTGTTGAACCGTGTCATTTTGATCGGTCGTTTGACCAAAGATCCAGAGCTGCGCTATACACCGTCTGGTGTAGCAGTAACCCAGTTCACCCTGGCTGTAGACCGTCCGTTTACGAGTCAAGGCGGCGAACGGGAAGCGGATTTCTTGCCGATCGTAACCTGGCGTCAGCTTGCTGAAACATGCGCTAACTATCTTCGCAAAGGTCGTTTAACGGCTGTTGAAGGCCGTGTTCAGGTGCGTAATTATGAGAACAATGAAGGAAAACGTGTATACGTGACTGAAATTGTAGCTGATAATGTGCGTTTCTTGGAATCTAACCGCGATGGCGGTAACGGTGGCGGCAATAGCGGTGGAGCTGCGCGTGAGGAGTCTCCTTTCGGAGGCGGTAACAGCAATAGTGGACGCGGGAATAATAACTCGCGAAACAATCAGGATCCTTTTTCCGATGACGGAAAACCGATCGATATTTCGGATGATGATTTACCATTTTAA
- the rpsR gene encoding 30S ribosomal protein S18: MGFRQREGGDDNKRPARRGGRNKRRKVCFFTVNKITHIDYKDTDLLKKFISERGKILPRRVTGTSAKYQRMLTIAVKRSRQIALLPYTTE; the protein is encoded by the coding sequence ATGGGCTTCAGACAAAGAGAAGGCGGAGACGATAACAAAAGACCAGCTCGTCGTGGTGGTCGCAACAAACGTCGTAAAGTATGTTTCTTCACTGTGAACAAAATTACTCACATTGACTATAAAGATACAGACCTGCTTAAAAAATTCATCAGCGAACGTGGAAAAATTCTTCCTCGTCGTGTGACTGGAACAAGCGCGAAATATCAACGTATGTTGACAATCGCTGTTAAACGTTCCCGTCAAATCGCATTGCTTCCTTACACTACTGAATAG
- a CDS encoding DUF951 domain-containing protein, producing the protein MERKSFELGDIVQMKKPHPCGTNEMEIIRMGMDIRIKCVGCQHSVLIPRAKFEKNMKKVLRSKANADEQNTEAN; encoded by the coding sequence GTGGAGCGTAAGTCATTTGAACTAGGGGACATTGTACAGATGAAGAAGCCTCATCCGTGTGGAACGAATGAAATGGAAATTATCCGCATGGGGATGGATATTCGAATCAAATGTGTCGGTTGCCAGCATAGTGTGCTGATTCCGCGTGCCAAGTTCGAAAAGAATATGAAGAAAGTGCTGCGATCAAAGGCTAATGCCGACGAGCAAAACACAGAAGCAAATTGA
- a CDS encoding YjzC family protein → MGEKTEFEPGDKVPNDGVYMEVGEKSFHTEIQNPQQVTLERGDSFPETANHNRKWKKKTKARVH, encoded by the coding sequence ATGGGTGAAAAGACTGAGTTCGAACCAGGGGATAAGGTCCCAAACGACGGCGTATACATGGAGGTCGGAGAAAAGAGCTTCCATACTGAAATCCAAAACCCACAGCAAGTAACGCTTGAAAGAGGCGATTCTTTTCCCGAGACCGCCAACCATAATCGCAAATGGAAGAAAAAAACGAAAGCTCGTGTCCACTAA
- a CDS encoding ABC transporter substrate-binding protein, whose translation MMQTKKWVSLLMMLTIVGVLFAGCSGGANEAQPQQGNAGNKTEGNEASAPVTEGVIKATDLSQNPSGATNRKDNIVVGMTSPKGVFNPLFWQTTYDLYVVRTVFDSFLQVKADGTYENSLAEKVDVSPDGLKYTFHLKPGVKYSDGTPVTVKDYAFVLKVLHDPNYDGETDVLSFKIKGGKEYHDGKANDISGIKVIDDNTVEVTVTEATAYTKDFLGEQYFMPEAYYGKGFKKGSLDSIKALNNKPIGSGQYVLKSFSPGQQVVLDANPNYFKGAPKVKSVIFKTTTEETNLSMLQTGETDMDNITVTEDNVEELKALGFLDVNIMPTNGYGYIAFNHKEKKFQDPKVRQALTIGLNRKEIVQGVYGPYANVINIPQSTESWSYTDEGINKYEFDTAKAKALLDEAGWKVGTDGIREKDGEKLTINFSATADNPVVEALLPIMSNNYKELGIKLTSETLDFNAIMDKKDTGKFDMFFAAWGLTPDPDTTTFITNGAQNDIGYSNKKVDELTLAGKHELDQEKRKQIYKQLYQELNKDLPTIFMYQRRDMWPVNGRVTGLEITPYKDFEFTLHNAQIAQ comes from the coding sequence ATGATGCAGACGAAGAAATGGGTTTCTTTGCTTATGATGCTTACGATCGTTGGTGTTCTGTTTGCAGGATGTAGCGGAGGTGCCAATGAGGCACAGCCACAGCAAGGCAATGCGGGCAATAAAACAGAGGGAAATGAAGCAAGTGCACCTGTTACGGAGGGCGTTATTAAAGCAACTGATCTGTCGCAAAACCCTTCGGGAGCGACTAATCGGAAAGATAATATTGTAGTAGGTATGACATCACCAAAAGGGGTATTCAACCCGCTATTCTGGCAAACGACTTACGATTTATATGTAGTCAGAACAGTATTTGATTCCTTCTTACAGGTGAAGGCGGATGGTACATATGAAAATAGTTTGGCTGAAAAGGTTGATGTATCGCCGGATGGTCTAAAATACACATTCCATCTGAAACCAGGTGTGAAGTATAGTGACGGCACTCCAGTAACCGTGAAGGATTATGCTTTTGTACTCAAAGTGCTGCATGATCCGAATTATGATGGAGAAACCGATGTATTGTCTTTTAAAATTAAAGGCGGTAAAGAATATCACGATGGCAAAGCAAATGATATCTCGGGGATCAAGGTCATTGATGATAATACAGTAGAGGTCACCGTTACAGAAGCAACAGCCTATACAAAGGATTTTCTGGGTGAGCAATACTTCATGCCAGAAGCTTATTACGGAAAAGGATTTAAAAAAGGTAGCCTGGACAGCATCAAGGCGCTTAATAATAAGCCGATCGGCTCTGGTCAGTATGTACTGAAGAGCTTCTCCCCAGGTCAACAAGTCGTATTGGATGCGAATCCAAACTACTTTAAAGGCGCACCTAAGGTGAAATCGGTTATTTTCAAAACAACAACAGAAGAAACGAACCTGTCTATGCTGCAAACAGGCGAAACGGACATGGACAACATCACAGTTACGGAAGACAATGTAGAGGAATTAAAGGCTCTAGGCTTCTTGGACGTGAATATTATGCCGACAAATGGCTATGGATATATAGCGTTTAATCACAAGGAAAAGAAATTTCAGGACCCTAAAGTACGTCAGGCTCTAACGATTGGCTTAAACCGCAAGGAGATTGTGCAGGGTGTATATGGTCCATATGCGAATGTTATTAACATTCCACAATCTACAGAATCTTGGTCTTATACGGATGAAGGTATCAACAAATATGAATTTGATACAGCTAAGGCGAAGGCTTTGCTGGATGAGGCAGGCTGGAAGGTTGGTACTGACGGAATCCGTGAAAAGGACGGCGAAAAGCTGACCATTAACTTCTCTGCGACTGCTGATAATCCAGTAGTAGAGGCCTTGCTACCGATCATGTCCAATAACTATAAGGAGCTAGGCATCAAGCTGACTTCCGAAACTTTAGATTTTAACGCCATTATGGATAAAAAGGACACAGGCAAGTTTGATATGTTCTTCGCGGCTTGGGGCTTAACTCCAGACCCGGATACAACGACTTTTATTACGAATGGTGCACAAAATGATATCGGCTATTCCAATAAGAAGGTCGATGAACTAACGCTTGCTGGTAAGCATGAGCTGGATCAAGAGAAACGCAAACAGATTTACAAACAGCTCTACCAGGAGCTAAACAAAGACCTGCCAACTATTTTTATGTACCAACGCAGAGATATGTGGCCAGTTAATGGACGTGTAACCGGCTTGGAAATTACACCATACAAAGATTTTGAGTTCACTCTGCATAACGCTCAGATCGCTCAATAA